A window of the Proteus terrae subsp. cibarius genome harbors these coding sequences:
- the rpsU gene encoding 30S ribosomal protein S21 encodes MPVIKVRENEPFDVALRRFKRSCEKAGVLAEVRRREFYEKPTTERKRAKASAVKRHAKKLARENARRTRLY; translated from the coding sequence ATGCCGGTAATCAAAGTACGTGAAAACGAGCCATTTGACGTTGCTCTTCGTCGTTTCAAACGCTCTTGTGAAAAAGCAGGCGTATTAGCAGAAGTTCGTCGTCGTGAGTTTTATGAAAAACCAACGACTGAACGTAAACGCGCTAAAGCATCAGCAGTAAAACGTCACGCTAAAAAATTAGCTCGCGAAAACGCACGTCGTACTCGTCTGTACTAA
- the dnaG gene encoding DNA primase, producing the protein MAGRIPRSFINDLLARTDIIDLIDARVPLKKQGKNHSACCPFHNEKTPSFTVNSDKQFYHCFGCGAHGNAIDFLMNYDRLDFVETIEELAAMHGLEVPYESGTGSSPIERHIRQNLYQVMEKLNQYYSSALNKPDAQEARNYLAHRGLSEEIITRFSIGFVPTGWDNALKRFGQSADNKALLLEAGMVITNDNGRTYDRFRQRVMFPIRDRRGRVIAFGGRVLGDDLPKYLNSPETEIFHKGRQLYGLYEAQQSNNNVTKLLVVEGYMDVVALAQFGIDYAVASLGTSTTAEHIQLLFRTTDNIICCYDGDRAGRDAAWRALETALPFLNDGRSLRFMFLPEGDDPDSLVRREGKDAFEKRMEQAHSLSEFLFDSLVPQVDLSTQEGNGKLYSLARPLIDKIPSETLRLYLLRELGSLTGNPDIEQMDRLFGKTPVNHELSYQPTKLRTTPMRILIALLIQNPEFSKLVPPLEGLSTEKIAGLSLFIELVSVCQAQPGLNTGQIIELYRENKFGKQLEKLAMWNDIDIDEIAEKTFTDTLDHLFLTAMDERLNALIAKERTEGLTQDEREEVQLIIQARVKK; encoded by the coding sequence ATGGCTGGACGAATTCCACGTTCATTTATCAATGATTTGCTTGCTCGAACCGATATCATCGATCTTATCGACGCTCGCGTGCCGTTAAAAAAACAAGGCAAAAATCATTCAGCGTGTTGTCCGTTTCATAATGAAAAAACGCCCTCTTTCACAGTAAATAGCGACAAACAGTTTTATCACTGTTTTGGTTGCGGCGCGCATGGCAATGCTATTGATTTTTTGATGAATTACGACAGGCTTGATTTTGTCGAAACCATTGAAGAGTTAGCAGCAATGCATGGGTTAGAAGTTCCTTATGAATCAGGAACAGGCAGTAGCCCTATTGAACGACATATAAGACAAAATCTCTATCAAGTGATGGAGAAGTTGAATCAGTATTATAGTAGCGCTCTCAATAAACCTGATGCACAAGAAGCAAGAAACTATCTCGCGCATCGAGGTCTTAGTGAAGAGATTATTACCCGTTTCTCTATTGGATTTGTGCCAACTGGTTGGGATAACGCCCTAAAACGTTTTGGTCAAAGTGCCGATAATAAAGCCTTACTTCTTGAAGCGGGTATGGTAATAACTAACGATAATGGCCGCACTTATGATCGTTTTCGCCAACGAGTCATGTTTCCTATCCGAGATAGACGTGGCCGTGTTATTGCCTTCGGAGGGCGAGTGTTAGGTGATGATTTACCTAAATACTTAAACTCACCAGAAACAGAGATATTCCATAAAGGTCGCCAACTTTACGGACTTTATGAAGCGCAACAATCTAATAATAACGTCACAAAGCTATTAGTTGTTGAAGGTTATATGGATGTTGTGGCATTAGCGCAGTTTGGTATTGATTATGCCGTTGCCTCATTAGGAACCTCCACTACAGCAGAACATATCCAGTTGCTCTTTCGGACAACGGATAACATTATTTGCTGCTATGATGGAGATAGAGCTGGTCGTGATGCCGCATGGCGAGCATTAGAAACCGCCCTTCCTTTTTTAAATGATGGTCGCTCTTTACGTTTTATGTTTTTACCCGAAGGTGATGATCCTGATTCATTGGTTCGTCGTGAAGGTAAAGACGCTTTTGAAAAACGTATGGAACAAGCACATTCATTATCAGAATTTTTGTTTGATTCACTCGTTCCGCAAGTGGATCTGAGTACTCAAGAAGGCAATGGTAAGCTATATAGTTTAGCCAGACCATTAATAGATAAGATCCCAAGTGAAACTTTACGTCTATATTTATTAAGAGAGCTTGGAAGCTTAACGGGAAATCCCGATATTGAGCAAATGGATCGTTTATTTGGTAAAACACCGGTTAATCACGAGTTGTCGTATCAACCGACAAAATTACGCACTACACCAATGCGTATATTGATTGCCTTATTGATACAAAACCCAGAGTTCTCTAAATTAGTGCCCCCTCTCGAGGGATTAAGTACAGAAAAAATTGCAGGTCTATCGCTTTTTATTGAGTTAGTTTCCGTTTGCCAAGCACAACCGGGCCTAAATACAGGACAGATTATCGAACTCTATAGAGAGAATAAATTCGGTAAACAGCTTGAAAAATTGGCAATGTGGAACGATATAGATATAGATGAGATTGCAGAGAAAACCTTTACAGACACGTTAGATCATCTTTTTTTAACCGCAATGGACGAACGTTTAAACGCGCTTATTGCGAAAGAGAGAACAGAAGGCCTAACGCAAGATGAACGCGAAGAAGTCCAATTGATAATACAGGCACGCGTTAAAAAGTAA
- the rpoD gene encoding RNA polymerase sigma factor RpoD, giving the protein MEQNPQSQLKLLVTKGKEQGYLTYAEVNDHLPEDIVDSDQIEDIIQMINDMGIQVMEEAPDADDLMLAENSNDTDDDAAEAAAQVLSSVESEIGRTTDPVRMYMREMGTVELLTREGEIDIAKRIEDGINQVQCSVAEYPEAITYLLEQYDRVEAGEARLSDLITAFIDPNAEEMAESEDVNLDKDDDDVDNSDEDEDEDEDEDSDNDSDSDDDNSIDPELARQKFTELREQYEKTRQTIKAKGRNHKDTELEILLLSEIFKQFRLVPKQFDYLVNNMREMMDRVRAQERHIMRLCVDQVKMPKKNFITLFTGNETNDTWFTAARAMNKPWSEKLAGIEEEVQRSLQKLQQIEVETGLTIEQVKDINRRMSIGEAKARRAKKEMVEANLRLVISIAKKYTNRGLQFLDLIQEGNIGLMKAVDKFEYRRGYKFSTYATWWIRQAITRSIADQARTIRIPVHMIETINKLNRISRQMLQEMGREPSPEELAERMLMPEDKIRKVLKIAKEPISMETPIGDDEDSHLGDFIEDTTLELPLDSATSESLRSATHEVLAGLTLREAKVLRMRFGIDMNTDHTLEEVGKQFDVTRERIRQIEAKALRKLRHPSRSEVLRSFLDE; this is encoded by the coding sequence ATGGAGCAAAACCCGCAGTCACAGCTGAAGCTACTTGTTACTAAAGGTAAGGAGCAAGGCTACCTGACCTATGCTGAGGTCAATGACCATCTGCCGGAAGATATCGTCGATTCAGATCAAATCGAAGACATCATCCAGATGATTAACGACATGGGCATTCAGGTTATGGAAGAAGCACCTGACGCCGATGATCTGATGCTGGCAGAAAATTCAAATGATACTGATGATGATGCTGCAGAAGCCGCAGCTCAGGTACTTTCTAGTGTAGAATCTGAGATTGGCCGTACAACCGACCCTGTCCGTATGTATATGCGAGAAATGGGAACAGTTGAACTGCTCACCCGGGAAGGTGAAATTGATATCGCAAAACGCATTGAAGATGGTATTAACCAAGTTCAATGTTCCGTTGCAGAATATCCTGAAGCAATTACTTATCTTCTTGAACAGTATGATCGCGTTGAAGCTGGCGAAGCACGTCTTTCAGACTTAATTACTGCGTTTATTGACCCTAATGCCGAAGAAATGGCAGAAAGTGAAGATGTCAATTTAGACAAAGATGATGATGACGTTGACAATAGTGATGAAGACGAAGATGAAGACGAAGATGAAGATAGCGACAATGACAGCGATAGCGATGATGATAACAGCATCGATCCTGAATTAGCGCGTCAGAAATTTACTGAGCTTCGTGAGCAATACGAAAAAACTCGCCAAACTATCAAGGCGAAAGGTCGTAACCACAAAGATACAGAGCTTGAAATCTTATTGTTATCTGAAATTTTCAAACAGTTCCGCTTAGTACCAAAACAGTTTGATTATCTGGTTAACAATATGCGTGAAATGATGGACAGAGTTCGTGCTCAAGAACGTCACATCATGCGTCTTTGTGTTGATCAAGTTAAGATGCCAAAGAAAAACTTCATTACTTTGTTTACAGGTAACGAAACCAATGACACATGGTTCACTGCTGCTCGTGCAATGAATAAGCCTTGGTCTGAAAAACTGGCAGGTATTGAAGAAGAAGTACAACGCAGTTTACAAAAGTTGCAACAAATTGAAGTTGAAACTGGACTGACAATCGAACAGGTTAAAGATATTAACCGTCGTATGTCTATCGGTGAAGCCAAAGCACGTCGTGCGAAAAAAGAGATGGTCGAAGCGAACTTACGTCTCGTTATCTCTATCGCGAAAAAATATACCAACCGTGGCTTGCAGTTCCTTGACCTAATTCAGGAAGGGAATATTGGTCTGATGAAAGCGGTTGATAAATTTGAATACCGTCGTGGTTATAAGTTCTCAACTTATGCAACATGGTGGATCCGTCAGGCAATTACTCGTTCAATCGCTGATCAGGCGCGTACAATCCGTATCCCTGTTCACATGATCGAAACGATTAATAAACTGAACCGTATCTCTCGTCAAATGTTGCAAGAGATGGGACGTGAACCTTCACCAGAAGAGCTTGCAGAGCGCATGCTGATGCCTGAAGACAAGATCCGTAAGGTACTGAAAATCGCTAAAGAACCAATCTCCATGGAAACCCCAATCGGTGACGATGAAGATTCACATTTAGGCGATTTTATCGAGGATACGACTCTCGAATTACCACTAGATTCTGCAACATCAGAAAGCTTACGTTCAGCAACTCACGAAGTGTTAGCTGGCTTAACATTACGTGAAGCGAAAGTCCTGCGTATGCGTTTCGGTATCGATATGAATACCGACCATACCTTGGAAGAAGTGGGTAAACAGTTTGATGTTACCCGTGAACGTATTCGTCAGATTGAAGCGAAGGCACTGCGTAAATTACGCCATCCAAGCCGTTCTGAGGTACTACGTAGCTTCCTTGACGAGTAA
- a CDS encoding scabin-related ADP-ribosyltransferase, translating to MRKIILIILFILFNIQLSYARPVSKVYRADSRPPEEVFKKGFVAWGNNINFHAHVNGVSGRRGSKDSAFIPTTSSFKSSEKFAKDLLNVSSENKSYIYKIRPTNNFYSALDTVYYYHDQIKERVSDILRTVLTEEQEYSAYINIPNQLIELVTIYTKIDSDIIEETIPNPHYSPEETHSSDEPYKGYNPLKIDNLPHLVMGLSMTNINNELAEASAVLPSSSFTWGSVLSTVMEVAETL from the coding sequence ATGAGAAAAATAATTTTAATTATATTATTTATTTTATTTAATATACAGCTATCATATGCAAGACCCGTAAGTAAAGTGTACAGAGCAGATTCAAGACCACCAGAGGAGGTATTTAAAAAAGGATTTGTTGCTTGGGGAAATAATATCAATTTTCATGCTCATGTAAATGGTGTTTCAGGGAGAAGAGGAAGTAAAGACTCTGCATTTATTCCTACGACATCAAGTTTTAAATCAAGTGAAAAATTCGCAAAAGATTTGCTCAATGTCTCAAGCGAAAATAAATCTTATATTTATAAGATAAGACCAACAAATAATTTTTATTCTGCACTTGATACCGTCTATTATTATCATGATCAAATTAAAGAACGTGTCAGTGATATACTCAGAACCGTATTAACTGAAGAACAAGAATATTCTGCATATATAAACATTCCAAATCAATTAATAGAGCTTGTCACTATCTACACAAAAATAGATAGTGATATTATTGAAGAAACAATTCCAAACCCTCATTATTCACCAGAAGAAACGCATTCATCTGATGAACCATATAAAGGTTATAACCCATTAAAGATAGATAATTTACCCCACCTTGTAATGGGATTATCTATGACTAATATAAACAATGAATTAGCAGAAGCATCCGCAGTGCTACCTTCTTCTTCATTCACATGGGGCTCTGTGCTAAGTACAGTTATGGAGGTGGCTGAAACATTATGA
- a CDS encoding methyl-accepting chemotaxis protein produces the protein MSIERSAKVGSIILLTIFLLSSVLSSFFIYRMQENFASLDSLNTRLNSVQEARYELATIRSHVNYLMLLKTMTDENKQETIKSLVAEAKELATKSKATITHWVGVKKISPDAQRNSEQLSVLFYYLLDELIAPIDTLDYTESNLSNDFTRLSELFDEYLMITKGVNDDIKAQQAWMVQLSIYTTIIALGIILVLLYIVIRWVNKTFIFNLNTLSVILQKVGEGDLSFTLPKKRNDEFGTLFSNVGEMQTSLTSTIQLVKEEALEIKKGSAEIASGNQDLSSRTEEQASALQQTAASMEEIKIAVVNNTDNAILANSITAETRDLAIDGSNIMNDAINSMKKIEVGTLKVAEINDVVNNIASQTNILALNAAVEAARAGEQGRGFTVVATEVRNLAARSADAAREINQIIRESVADVAHGRELVNRTGEHMQDIVSSITKVSDIMQGISIASEEQKVGIEQIAVAINQMDSVVQQNAALVEQGATSTMILDEKAQNLTDKVSVFQIKEQY, from the coding sequence ATGAGTATTGAAAGATCAGCGAAAGTAGGTTCCATTATACTATTAACTATTTTCTTATTATCATCAGTTTTGTCGTCATTTTTTATTTATAGAATGCAAGAAAACTTTGCGTCATTGGATTCTTTGAATACCAGATTGAATAGTGTTCAAGAGGCAAGATATGAGTTAGCGACTATTCGTTCTCACGTCAATTATTTAATGTTGTTGAAAACCATGACGGATGAAAATAAGCAAGAAACTATTAAATCACTTGTTGCTGAAGCGAAAGAGTTGGCGACAAAATCAAAAGCGACTATTACTCATTGGGTAGGTGTGAAGAAAATAAGCCCTGATGCTCAACGTAATTCAGAGCAGCTCTCAGTGTTATTCTATTATCTTCTAGATGAACTTATTGCACCTATTGATACGCTAGATTACACAGAATCAAATCTCTCTAACGACTTTACTCGTCTATCTGAACTTTTTGATGAATATCTTATGATCACGAAAGGTGTGAATGATGATATTAAAGCACAGCAAGCTTGGATGGTGCAGTTGTCAATTTATACAACCATTATTGCCCTGGGGATCATTCTTGTTCTTCTGTATATCGTTATTCGTTGGGTAAATAAAACGTTTATCTTTAACTTGAATACGCTATCAGTTATTTTGCAGAAAGTGGGAGAGGGGGATTTAAGTTTCACTTTACCTAAGAAACGAAATGATGAGTTTGGAACCTTGTTCTCTAATGTGGGAGAGATGCAAACCTCGCTAACATCGACTATTCAACTAGTTAAAGAAGAAGCATTAGAGATCAAAAAAGGCTCAGCAGAAATTGCTTCTGGTAACCAAGATCTCTCTTCTCGTACCGAAGAGCAAGCGAGTGCTCTGCAACAGACAGCGGCAAGTATGGAAGAGATTAAAATTGCGGTAGTGAATAATACTGATAATGCGATTTTAGCCAACTCCATCACCGCAGAAACACGTGATTTGGCGATTGATGGTTCTAATATCATGAATGATGCCATTAACTCGATGAAAAAAATCGAGGTGGGTACATTAAAAGTTGCTGAAATCAATGATGTAGTTAATAACATTGCAAGCCAAACTAATATTCTGGCATTAAACGCAGCGGTTGAAGCGGCGCGTGCGGGTGAACAAGGTCGCGGATTTACTGTTGTTGCAACAGAAGTGAGAAATTTAGCAGCAAGAAGTGCGGATGCTGCGCGTGAAATTAATCAAATCATCAGAGAATCCGTTGCTGACGTAGCTCATGGTCGAGAATTAGTGAATAGAACGGGCGAGCATATGCAGGACATCGTTTCTTCTATTACTAAAGTTAGCGATATCATGCAGGGCATTAGTATCGCATCAGAAGAGCAAAAAGTGGGCATTGAACAGATTGCAGTTGCCATTAACCAAATGGATTCTGTTGTTCAGCAAAATGCAGCTTTAGTTGAACAGGGCGCAACGTCAACAATGATTTTAGATGAGAAAGCACAAAACTTAACAGATAAAGTTTCAGTCTTTCAAATTAAAGAACAATATTAA
- a CDS encoding helix-turn-helix domain-containing protein: MNDLDTKVGFFFKKARKEKKLSGRELAKIISVSQQQISRYENGKNSMSLSLINKLLIIFDKSWDDLNREVISTYNEKVPNTQSKKETMNLVVLLLAS; encoded by the coding sequence ATGAACGATCTAGACACAAAAGTAGGCTTTTTTTTTAAGAAGGCTAGAAAAGAGAAGAAATTATCAGGTCGTGAACTGGCAAAAATAATTTCTGTTAGCCAACAACAAATATCCCGTTATGAAAATGGCAAAAATAGTATGTCACTTAGTTTAATAAACAAGCTACTTATTATTTTTGATAAATCATGGGATGATTTGAATCGTGAAGTAATAAGCACCTACAACGAAAAGGTGCCAAATACGCAATCAAAAAAAGAGACTATGAATTTAGTGGTACTACTATTAGCCAGCTAA
- a CDS encoding fimbrial protein has translation MKKSIIGASLAMAFGLMAGNAIAADNTGTITFNGELTDTTCKVDIEGQGPDATITLPTVSTNVLQNAGEVTGRTAFNMNLSDCKVGVAGHSTVSAFFETGATVDQATGRLKNMDVAATGAKLVQLQLLDGANFNAIKVGNTSQVNDTTYYTITNDKATLPYAVEYYAIGKTEAGKVTSSVVYTLQYK, from the coding sequence ATGAAAAAATCTATCATTGGTGCATCTTTAGCAATGGCATTTGGTCTAATGGCTGGTAATGCAATTGCTGCTGATAATACTGGTACGATTACTTTTAATGGTGAATTAACTGATACTACTTGTAAAGTTGACATTGAAGGTCAAGGCCCTGATGCAACCATTACTCTACCAACAGTTAGTACTAACGTTTTACAAAATGCAGGTGAAGTGACTGGCCGTACTGCATTTAATATGAACCTTTCTGATTGTAAAGTAGGTGTGGCAGGTCATAGCACTGTTTCTGCATTCTTTGAAACTGGTGCAACAGTAGACCAAGCGACTGGTCGTTTGAAAAATATGGATGTTGCTGCAACTGGCGCAAAATTAGTCCAGTTACAACTGTTAGATGGAGCTAACTTTAACGCAATTAAAGTAGGTAACACATCTCAAGTAAATGATACTACTTATTATACAATTACTAATGATAAAGCCACCTTACCATACGCTGTAGAATACTACGCAATTGGTAAAACAGAGGCTGGTAAAGTAACAAGTAGCGTTGTTTATACTCTGCAATATAAATAA
- a CDS encoding fimbrial biogenesis chaperone, which yields MIAPKLIKSFFFSLLLIISTWVNAGVIISGTRVIYNENEKEVTVKISNEGKVPVLIQNWIDTGDVDAKPENIQVPFVLTPPIFRIEPEKSQSLRISFTGATTLPKDKESIYWLNVLEIPPNANTEIDNKLQIAYRSRIKLFYRPDVLKDKIGAINAAEGLQFSVSGNTLKVINNAPYYVSLVSISLNGNDKQPIDGELVPPLGSHDFAIPNGISANTGNKVVYRYVNDWGAMKIVESKI from the coding sequence ATGATAGCCCCTAAATTAATTAAAAGCTTTTTTTTTAGTTTATTATTAATCATTTCTACATGGGTAAACGCTGGTGTTATTATTAGCGGAACTCGTGTTATTTATAATGAAAATGAAAAAGAAGTCACAGTAAAAATTAGTAATGAAGGGAAAGTTCCTGTTTTAATTCAAAATTGGATTGATACTGGTGACGTTGATGCAAAACCTGAAAATATTCAAGTTCCTTTTGTATTAACTCCCCCTATATTTCGCATTGAGCCAGAAAAATCACAATCATTAAGAATTAGTTTTACGGGCGCTACAACATTACCTAAAGATAAAGAATCTATTTATTGGTTAAATGTATTAGAAATACCACCTAACGCAAATACGGAAATAGATAATAAATTACAAATTGCTTATCGTTCAAGAATAAAACTATTTTATCGTCCTGATGTACTAAAAGATAAAATAGGGGCAATTAATGCTGCGGAAGGCCTTCAATTTTCAGTTTCAGGTAACACTTTAAAAGTTATCAATAATGCCCCTTATTATGTTTCTTTAGTTTCTATTTCTCTTAATGGAAATGATAAACAACCTATTGATGGTGAATTAGTTCCGCCATTAGGTAGCCATGACTTTGCTATACCCAATGGGATATCTGCAAATACGGGAAATAAAGTCGTTTATCGATATGTAAACGATTGGGGTGCCATGAAGATAGTTGAATCAAAAATTTAA
- a CDS encoding fimbria/pilus outer membrane usher protein — protein sequence MSSYILKTIIISASATFFLIAPYTYAENITEIENNKWLPNGTPVLSTNTSPLLQNNTASSTENNEPSHTNGINSLSFNPIFMNTSQGEIDISRFDKENTFLPGTWNVEIYVNSQFMTRTTVTFKDMANGQVSPCLTKDIIGLIGFKSDKITPLLKSALELHECIALTDFVPSTDVNYDHSVQRLTINTPQALVGYKPRGYVSPSLWERGINALLVSYNANYFMSRNNGTNYKSAFVGVNSNLNLGTWSFHHTGNYSWNEQNGHDYTSTYNYLQRIITTIKGVVQVGDVLTTGQLFDSQPLRGIQLFSDEKMLPDSQRGFAPTIRGVAKSNARVIIRQDGRVIHEITVPPGPFEIDDLYPSGYGGNLDVTIQESDGSQQNFKVYYASVVQLLRPGQHNYTVAAGHLNSSSVDYDPTLYQATYRRGLTNLITGYAGIQSTGADYYALQAGFALSTPLGAFSADITQARLHLNTTSSKVNSGQSYQISYSKFIQDTNSNLTIAAYKFNTEKFYDYSSAVQAINEERYGRSINNIWRPKSRFNVTIDQGLPEGWGTFYVSGFTQNYWNNDTTDLQYQMGYNNRWKRLSYGLNVGQARNADGKKETSFELNFILPLYDLSVDHMPTLTAALTRNGRGDVGERIGISGSAGENNRYNYGITAMNTNHGVGSSMTLNGSAKTNYTNLTANYGLGEHYQNGSIGASGSFIGWSGGVVATPYQGNTFAVVEADGAKGAKVSGYPGIEIDGFGHAAVPYLTPYQMNDITINPKGMSNNIELQNTQARVAPFEGAITKVEFKTNAGIPLLITIQRNNGAIPFGSVAYDEQNNEVGSIGQGGLLYARVEKTSGRLTVKWGPGEIQQCTINYSAPAPDKDNQSSFVQLTSVCGE from the coding sequence ATGAGCAGTTATATTTTAAAAACTATTATAATATCTGCTAGTGCGACTTTTTTTCTAATCGCACCCTATACCTATGCAGAAAATATAACAGAGATCGAAAATAATAAATGGTTACCTAATGGCACTCCTGTATTATCGACCAATACGTCACCTTTATTACAAAATAATACTGCCTCATCAACAGAGAATAATGAGCCTTCCCATACAAATGGAATTAACTCACTCTCATTTAATCCTATTTTTATGAATACATCTCAAGGTGAGATTGATATCAGTCGTTTTGATAAAGAAAATACTTTCTTGCCGGGTACATGGAATGTTGAAATCTATGTCAACAGCCAATTTATGACAAGAACAACAGTCACCTTTAAAGATATGGCAAATGGCCAAGTATCGCCTTGTTTAACTAAAGATATCATTGGCTTAATAGGGTTTAAAAGTGACAAAATAACACCGCTATTAAAAAGTGCGTTAGAGCTACATGAATGCATTGCACTAACCGATTTTGTGCCCTCAACTGACGTAAACTATGACCACTCAGTTCAACGTTTAACGATCAACACACCACAAGCTCTTGTTGGTTATAAGCCCCGTGGTTATGTAAGTCCTTCACTTTGGGAACGAGGTATAAATGCGTTGTTAGTAAGCTATAACGCAAATTATTTTATGTCTCGTAACAACGGAACAAATTACAAATCAGCATTCGTTGGTGTTAATAGTAACCTAAATTTAGGCACATGGAGTTTCCATCACACTGGTAATTATTCATGGAATGAACAAAATGGCCATGACTACACATCAACTTATAATTATCTACAACGTATTATCACTACAATAAAAGGTGTCGTTCAAGTTGGTGATGTTCTTACGACAGGACAACTTTTTGATTCACAACCATTAAGAGGTATCCAACTCTTTAGTGATGAGAAAATGTTACCTGACTCACAGCGTGGCTTTGCGCCGACCATTCGTGGTGTCGCAAAATCCAATGCCCGAGTCATTATTCGCCAAGATGGGCGAGTGATCCATGAAATTACCGTACCGCCAGGTCCATTTGAAATTGATGACCTTTATCCATCAGGATATGGTGGTAACTTAGATGTCACCATTCAAGAATCGGATGGGTCACAACAAAACTTTAAAGTCTATTACGCTTCTGTTGTGCAGTTATTGCGTCCTGGGCAACATAACTATACGGTAGCCGCTGGCCATTTAAACTCATCATCTGTTGACTATGATCCAACGTTATATCAAGCCACTTATCGTCGCGGATTAACTAATCTGATAACGGGTTATGCGGGTATACAGAGTACCGGTGCAGATTATTACGCACTTCAAGCTGGTTTTGCATTAAGCACGCCATTAGGAGCATTTTCTGCTGACATCACTCAAGCACGTTTGCATTTAAATACAACATCGTCAAAAGTGAATAGCGGACAAAGTTATCAAATCAGTTATAGCAAATTTATTCAAGATACTAATAGTAACCTGACGATTGCTGCTTATAAATTTAATACCGAAAAATTCTATGATTATAGCTCTGCCGTTCAAGCTATTAATGAAGAACGCTATGGGCGCAGTATCAACAATATTTGGCGTCCAAAAAGCCGCTTTAATGTCACGATTGATCAAGGTTTACCCGAAGGTTGGGGAACATTCTATGTCAGTGGATTTACACAAAACTACTGGAATAATGACACGACCGACTTGCAATACCAAATGGGTTACAACAACCGCTGGAAACGTCTCTCTTATGGCTTAAATGTCGGTCAAGCACGTAATGCCGATGGTAAAAAGGAGACATCGTTTGAATTGAACTTTATTTTACCACTCTATGATTTAAGTGTTGATCATATGCCGACCTTAACTGCAGCCTTAACACGTAATGGTCGAGGAGATGTAGGTGAGCGTATCGGGATCTCTGGATCTGCTGGTGAAAATAATCGTTATAACTACGGTATAACAGCAATGAATACAAACCATGGTGTTGGATCTAGCATGACCTTGAATGGTAGTGCAAAAACTAATTATACCAACTTAACAGCTAACTATGGTTTAGGTGAGCATTATCAAAATGGTTCGATCGGTGCTAGTGGTTCATTTATTGGCTGGTCTGGTGGCGTGGTAGCAACCCCTTATCAAGGCAATACCTTTGCGGTAGTTGAAGCTGATGGTGCTAAAGGTGCCAAAGTCAGTGGCTATCCAGGCATTGAAATCGATGGATTTGGTCATGCTGCTGTGCCTTATTTAACCCCATATCAAATGAATGACATCACGATTAACCCGAAAGGAATGTCAAATAATATCGAGCTACAAAATACGCAAGCGCGCGTTGCACCGTTTGAAGGTGCGATCACTAAAGTGGAATTTAAAACTAATGCAGGTATCCCTCTGTTAATTACAATCCAACGTAATAACGGCGCTATTCCATTTGGTAGTGTCGCTTACGATGAACAGAACAATGAAGTGGGTAGTATAGGTCAGGGAGGACTTCTCTACGCCCGAGTTGAGAAAACGTCAGGTCGCTTAACCGTGAAATGGGGGCCAGGTGAAATACAGCAATGTACCATTAACTATAGTGCCCCAGCACCAGATAAAGATAATCAAAGTAGTTTTGTCCAACTTACCAGCGTATGTGGAGAATAA